TGATGCATATAAAATTGAACCTTGATGATTACGGGATATACGAAGGCATTTCGGAGACCATCGTTACGACAAATAGGGGATGGTCCATGAATGCAGCACCCATGGGAATAATCCGCAGGAACGATAAACTGTTCGTGCGTCTCTTTAAAGGTTCAACCACCTATGACAATGTGTTGTCGGAAAAGATCCTTGTTGCAAATACCTCGTGGAATGCCATCACTTTCGTGAATTCTACATTTTCCGACCTGAAGGATTCAGAGTTTGAATCTATCAATATCAATGGAAGAACCATTGTAGCTCTTAAGGATGCACAGTGCTGGGTGGCTTTTGAATGTACCAATATTAAACTCACA
The sequence above is a segment of the uncultured Methanolobus sp. genome. Coding sequences within it:
- a CDS encoding DUF447 domain-containing protein, whose translation is MHIKLNLDDYGIYEGISETIVTTNRGWSMNAAPMGIIRRNDKLFVRLFKGSTTYDNVLSEKILVANTSWNAITFVNSTFSDLKDSEFESININGRTIVALKDAQCWVAFECTNIKLTSDALVAELIPVRTHINKCRIRAPNRGLFGVIEACIHATRYQLTGEDKYLKLIKAYGDIVDKCGSENEKEAMKLLYGYL